A stretch of Paludisphaera borealis DNA encodes these proteins:
- a CDS encoding esterase/lipase family protein: MERCCLILLAWALAEGSVRAQGPAPESAVAAPPILFVPGTSGSFLTFSNGSVYWLDSDALLQQTVSQGMLSPSGDDTGVQVLQPGEVLDSVRVVLPASVKSELERIGLMPTDKPLHHLPVYAPFLDWARKTFGPSAVYLAPYDWRKGAGHASSQRIDSVVDEALAKTGAKKVVLLAHSLGGLVCRDYIAGAGKGKVDALISVGTPWLGAPKSARGLEWGYNFGVGFTTKPTPFLPKLYWYVIDPANPGKPIRQEPPFRLTFLPNEATAGLARNFPCVYQQLPTADLQRLYGKPFLFGLSPEASLSHLRDKNPALYDESQTWRKDHLKDDNFGVAHYAIAGLCDSKGDPGDFQDMQMALPGNDHLTTVDSGGLRDVLNRRVIKERRRVFTEIQSRRIPVFLDEFIAMDTDVDWGDGTSPLLSATASAQRRANEPLDPSAAEKYLGTGVKVAVLALEPPYSHGTLLNDPAIRQEVLRTYSERRAASGLGVDPRAEDVAVMTLELTTKAGDVTNGTVESVSVQIAGADFETNNHFFQNGAFWSDPLSSGATAKYFYHGPMRRDPATGVMRALRRSDLPGTVLRLTKAGFSKWTGAGVRLLIDGRPVVERKEEFVLSAFNRSLEIPIP; this comes from the coding sequence TTGGAACGATGTTGTCTCATTCTGCTGGCCTGGGCGCTGGCGGAGGGGTCGGTCCGCGCCCAGGGGCCAGCCCCCGAGAGCGCGGTCGCCGCGCCGCCGATCTTGTTCGTCCCGGGGACGTCAGGCTCGTTCCTGACGTTCAGCAACGGCTCGGTTTACTGGCTGGACAGCGACGCGCTGCTGCAACAGACGGTGAGCCAGGGCATGTTGAGCCCTTCGGGAGACGACACCGGCGTTCAAGTTTTGCAGCCTGGAGAGGTGCTCGACTCGGTGCGGGTCGTGCTCCCCGCTTCCGTGAAGTCGGAACTGGAACGTATCGGCCTCATGCCCACGGACAAGCCGCTGCACCACCTACCCGTCTACGCACCGTTTCTGGATTGGGCCCGAAAAACGTTCGGGCCGTCGGCCGTGTACCTCGCCCCATACGACTGGAGGAAAGGGGCGGGGCACGCGAGTTCTCAACGGATCGACTCGGTCGTCGACGAGGCGTTGGCGAAGACCGGCGCGAAAAAAGTCGTCCTGCTCGCCCACTCACTCGGCGGCCTGGTCTGCCGCGACTACATCGCCGGCGCCGGGAAAGGGAAGGTCGACGCCTTGATCTCGGTCGGCACGCCCTGGCTCGGAGCGCCCAAGTCCGCCCGGGGGCTGGAGTGGGGCTATAACTTCGGCGTTGGATTTACGACGAAGCCAACCCCCTTCCTGCCGAAACTTTACTGGTACGTGATCGACCCAGCCAACCCGGGCAAGCCGATCCGCCAAGAGCCGCCGTTCCGGCTCACGTTCCTCCCCAACGAGGCGACCGCCGGGCTCGCCCGCAACTTCCCTTGCGTCTACCAGCAGCTTCCCACGGCCGACTTGCAACGTCTCTACGGCAAGCCGTTCCTGTTCGGGTTGTCGCCCGAGGCTTCGCTGTCACATCTCCGCGACAAGAATCCGGCCCTCTACGACGAGTCGCAGACCTGGCGCAAGGATCACCTCAAGGACGACAACTTCGGAGTCGCCCACTACGCCATCGCCGGCCTGTGCGATTCCAAGGGCGATCCCGGCGACTTCCAGGACATGCAGATGGCCCTGCCCGGCAACGACCATCTGACTACCGTCGACAGTGGCGGACTCCGCGACGTGTTGAACCGGCGCGTCATCAAGGAGCGTCGCCGCGTCTTCACAGAGATCCAATCTCGGCGCATCCCCGTGTTCCTTGACGAGTTCATCGCCATGGACACCGATGTCGACTGGGGAGACGGCACCTCGCCGTTGTTGAGCGCCACCGCCAGCGCGCAGCGCCGGGCCAACGAGCCGCTCGACCCGTCGGCCGCGGAGAAATACCTCGGGACGGGGGTGAAGGTCGCCGTGCTGGCATTGGAGCCTCCCTATTCGCACGGCACGTTGCTCAACGACCCCGCCATCCGCCAGGAGGTGCTTCGCACTTACAGCGAGCGCCGGGCGGCCTCCGGGCTCGGCGTCGATCCCCGCGCCGAGGACGTCGCCGTCATGACCCTCGAACTGACGACCAAGGCGGGCGACGTCACCAACGGCACCGTCGAGTCCGTGTCGGTGCAAATCGCGGGGGCCGACTTCGAGACGAACAACCATTTCTTTCAGAACGGCGCGTTCTGGTCGGACCCGCTCAGCAGCGGCGCCACCGCGAAATACTTCTACCACGGCCCCATGCGCCGCGATCCCGCGACCGGTGTCATGCGGGCGCTCCGACGCTCCGACCTTCCCGGGACCGTCCTCCGGCTGACCAAGGCCGGGTTCAGCAAGTGGACCGGCGCGGGGGTCCGACTGCTCATCGACGGCCGGCCGGTCGTCGAGAGAAAGGAAGAGTTCGTGCTCTCAGCTTTCAACCGGTCGCTGGAGATTCCGATTCCGTGA